The window CCGCCAAATCCATGTTTGCAACGTATCCCTATCGGTACAAGGAAATCCTCTACGGGATGGCGCAGACATCGGGGCTCGGTTTGGACAGGCAGCTTCTCCTCAATTTCATCGAGTGGTATCCCAAGTTGAATGTTCCCGGGCGAAATTGTTCGGGCATGGCGGTTTGGGGGGAATACACCGGGGGCGGCCCGCTGATCTTCGGAAGGAACAACGATGACAGCGGGCTTTACCGCGAATTTGCCCCTTTCCTCACGGTTGCGGCCTTCAATGGAGACGATGGGGCGATTCCCGCTGCCATCATCAATTATGCAGGCGTGATCTATGCCGCCAGCGGCATCAACAGCAGGGGCGTTTTCCTGGAGATGAACAGCGGTGATGCCATGGGGTATTATTCGAACCGGTTGTCCATTCTCGTCAGCCTCTTTGGATTCCTGCAGGATTTCTCCGGAATCGAAGACATGGATGCTGCATTCCATTCAAGCCTGGTCAATCTTTCTTCCATCATCAATGTCGCCGATTCAACCATTGCCTACAGCTATGAATGCCCCACCACCTTTCCGCCCAGGCGGCGTTCCCCCGACCAGGACGGCATCCTTGTCGCAACCAATCATTTCGTCGAACCGGATCCTTCGTGGAACCTGCCGCAACAGAAGGATGATGAAACGACGGAATGGACCATCACCCGCCGCAAGAATTTGCTTGCCCGCGGGGAAGAATACAAAGGCCTGTTCGATGTGGACAGAATGAAAGAAATATTGGAAATGACTATTGAAGAAGGCGGAGCAACCAGTGCTTCGAATACGATCTATCAGATCATTGCCGTTCCCGGGGAGATGCGGTTGTGGGTGAGGGCTCCGGAATGTTTTTCATGGCAGGAAGTGAATTTGAAGGAGATCTTCCAGGATTAGCCTCAACGGTCGGGAAGGGGAATCGGAGCAACGGAAACAAGCCTGCGGACCTGCTTCGCCCGGGTACACCGTCCACCGGAAAAGGACTTCGCTGGGGAAGTCGGGGTCTGTCATTTTTTGGAATCAGGATGTTGTCCGAATGGCCTTTTTGAAACCGGGAGCTGCGACTGCTTTCACTCGTCGTGATCCGTTTGGGTTTGTTGGCTGCTTGCAGGACAGGATCATGGGAAGCAGGAAGGATCACACCGAAAT is drawn from Desulfatirhabdium butyrativorans DSM 18734 and contains these coding sequences:
- a CDS encoding C45 family autoproteolytic acyltransferase/hydolase, translated to MRKISLFMIRILIVILATPSVGMLYAESPSPGTIHSFEGGTLRRAGAVNVLSLHGSYRRMGRQYGHLLRRELHRLYQIAIVNRFINKDGFTYQQLLQTAKSMFATYPYRYKEILYGMAQTSGLGLDRQLLLNFIEWYPKLNVPGRNCSGMAVWGEYTGGGPLIFGRNNDDSGLYREFAPFLTVAAFNGDDGAIPAAIINYAGVIYAASGINSRGVFLEMNSGDAMGYYSNRLSILVSLFGFLQDFSGIEDMDAAFHSSLVNLSSIINVADSTIAYSYECPTTFPPRRRSPDQDGILVATNHFVEPDPSWNLPQQKDDETTEWTITRRKNLLARGEEYKGLFDVDRMKEILEMTIEEGGATSASNTIYQIIAVPGEMRLWVRAPECFSWQEVNLKEIFQD